CATGGATTTTTATTTCGCAGATCACCACCACCGCCTCACTCGTCTCCAAGGGCTTGTAAATCTGACCATTAAGCCAATCTTCAGTTAAATTAAAAGTGCCGTAGGCTTTCATTTTACCCTGGTAGTGATAATCCATTTCAAGGGTTTTCAATATTATCCGGTATTTCTTCGGATCTAGCCTGGATACCATCAAAAAACCGGTAGTAAACTCTGATAAGGTAGCCAGAGCACATGCATGCAGACCCCGGATATGATTAAAATTTCGCCTTTTGTAAGGCAGTGATGTTTTTATATAATCATCCTTTATTTCTTCTATTTTAAAGCCATGAGGTTTATTGAACGGAATCATTCTGTTTAGTCCCACATTCAGCAGCCACATGTAAAATTTAGAGGTTTTAGCCCGCTCTACTATTTTTTTAGTATCCATGGATATTTACATTAAAATCAAAGGGAGCCAATATAACATTTTACTTCTAAATATAATGTCAAAGAAAATCAAACCTCCTGCTAATGGACTTATTAATTTTTATCCACAGTCAATATTTCATCTTGCTGTTTTATCAGTCACTTAAATTGCCATTATATGATTTCTAACTATCAACATTCTCAATCCACAAAAAGTAAGCACTGACTATGCCAATTAACATAGCCAAAGGCCACCACATAAGATAACCCATAGCAAATTGATAGAAGTCAAACAGCTGAAAATCAAACTTAATTTGGTACAAATAATAAAACAATAAACATGAAAACCCACCCAACAAGCCCATTCTGATGATTCCTATATGAAGAATAAAACACCTAAATCCCTTCCCCTTATAATAATTTCACTTATTATTTTTGTTCATAATTAAAGTCCCATTAATTATTTAAACTGAATTGTTTGCTGCGATTAACTAAAAAGCACCGATATTATCTTTATTATAAAAGTGATTATCATTCCGGTAAGGAAAACTATAAAAAATTCTCTCCAACTCAACTTGTCCCAAGGTACTAAAGGCATACTTTAGATCAATTTCAAATGTTTGAGCCGATTGTCGGCCTGTTGACGATTAGGATATCAAAATATAAAATCAGCTATAAATGGGCACTACACATCAATTCCAATCTCAAACTTAATAAAATCAAAAAACACCTCAATTTATTGTCTAACTACATATATTTGAGGGTCATTAAATCGAGCTTAAACCAATACCTGAATGCTAAGTTTTTGGGAAAAGCAGACTTTCACTGCTTATGATTACGCCGTTGTAGGGAGTGGCATAGTTGGGCTTTCTACAGCTATTTCTATTAAAGAGAAACTGCCCGATGCCTCTGTTGTGGTTTTTGAAAGTGGCCTCCTGCCTACTGGGGCAAGCACCAAAAATGCAGGCTTTGCCTGCTTTGGAAGCATTACTGAGCTGCTTGAAGATATTAAGGTACTTGGGAAGGAACAGGCCCTTGAGCTGGTCATGGAGCGGTACCTCGGCCTGGTAAAACTCAGGGAGCGCCTTGGCGATGAAAATCTTGATTACCATAACTATGGTGGCTATGAGCTTATTCGTGAGCAAGAACTTTACTGTATCGACGAAATAGAAGCCATCAACGACCTGCTAAAAGACGTGTTTGATAAAAAGCCGTTTGAAGAGAACAAATCCCTTATCAGGGATTTTGGTTTTGATCAACAGGTAGTCAAATCGATAATTTACTCCAGGTACGAAGGACAGATCGATACAGGTAAAATGATGAGGAACCTGATCAACATGGCTCAAAAGCTCGAAATCAGGATTTTATCCGGCGCGAGTGTCAGCAAAATTGAAGACAATGGCAAAGATGTTGATCTTGTTGTAGCAGATCAAACCTACGGCCATGTAAACTTCAAGGCCGGTTCGGTAGCCATCTGTACCAATGCTTTTACGAAAAAGTTTTTTGAAGATATTGACATTAACCCGGGCCGTGGTATTGTACTGGTGACAAAACCTGTTGACAGGCTGAAATTTAAGGGTGTTTTCCATTGCGAAAAAGGTTACTACTACTTTCGTAACTATGGCAACAGGGTGATTTTCGGCGGAGGCCGTAACCTGGATTATGAAACTGAAACCACTACGAGTTTTGATATAAATGAGAACATTAAAAGTGAGCTGCTCCGCCAGCTCGATGAGATAATTTTGCCTGACACCCCTTACGAAGTAGATTATTTCTGGGCTGGCATTATGGCTTTCGGCCAAAACAAGCAACCCATAATGAAAAAGCACTCCGACCGCATTTATCTGGGTGCAAGGCTTGGAGGAATGGGAGTAGCTATTGGTAGCCGTATGGGCGAAAAACTTGCGGAAATGATGATCTGAATGCACTAAATCAAAATCTTTTTCTATCTTCGATGCTTTAACCTAAAACTTGCACATGGACAAAACATACAAGCAGCCTTCTTTAATTCTTTCTTTAATACCAATTTTCTTCCTTATTATACTTCTGGCATCGAATGTTTACGTGTTTGAAGGCGATGCTTCTTACGGTCCAAATCAAATGGCGCTTATCTTCGCTGCTGCTCTCGCCGGTGTGCTTTCCCTTAAACTTAACTACTCATGGGACGAAATACTTGACGGTATAGTAAGCAGCATAAGTTCCGCCATGGGTGCTATTTTGATCTTATTGATGATAGGTTCCCTGGCCGGCACCTGGCTGATCAGTGGTGTGGTGCCCGCTATGATCTACTATGGGCTGGAAATCCTTAATCCTACGATCTTCCTTTTTGCAGCATGCATAGTGAGTGCTGTGGTTTCATTAGCTACGGGCAGCTCATGGTCTACCTCTGCCACCATCGGTATCGCACTTATGGGCATTGGCCAGGCATTAGGTATCCATCAGGGTGTTATTGCCGGTGCGGTAATATCAGGGGCTTACTTTGGTGATAAAATGTCTCCGCTATCCGACACCACTAATCTGGCTCCTGCAATGGCCGGAACTGACCTTTTTACTCATATCAGGTATATGGCCCTAACTACAGGCCCTTCCATAATCATCACGCTGATCATTTTCCTGATCTGGGGTTTCAACATTGAGGGTAACACAGCACTGGGTACAGTTAGCAAAGTTCAGGCTGCCATATCCTCCAAATTCGAGATCAACCTGTTTCTTTT
This region of Fulvivirga ulvae genomic DNA includes:
- a CDS encoding DUF4442 domain-containing protein encodes the protein MDTKKIVERAKTSKFYMWLLNVGLNRMIPFNKPHGFKIEEIKDDYIKTSLPYKRRNFNHIRGLHACALATLSEFTTGFLMVSRLDPKKYRIILKTLEMDYHYQGKMKAYGTFNLTEDWLNGQIYKPLETSEAVVVICEIKIHDEEGNHLTTGKVHWQVKSWSKVRTKA
- a CDS encoding NAD(P)/FAD-dependent oxidoreductase; protein product: MLSFWEKQTFTAYDYAVVGSGIVGLSTAISIKEKLPDASVVVFESGLLPTGASTKNAGFACFGSITELLEDIKVLGKEQALELVMERYLGLVKLRERLGDENLDYHNYGGYELIREQELYCIDEIEAINDLLKDVFDKKPFEENKSLIRDFGFDQQVVKSIIYSRYEGQIDTGKMMRNLINMAQKLEIRILSGASVSKIEDNGKDVDLVVADQTYGHVNFKAGSVAICTNAFTKKFFEDIDINPGRGIVLVTKPVDRLKFKGVFHCEKGYYYFRNYGNRVIFGGGRNLDYETETTTSFDINENIKSELLRQLDEIILPDTPYEVDYFWAGIMAFGQNKQPIMKKHSDRIYLGARLGGMGVAIGSRMGEKLAEMMI
- the nhaC gene encoding Na+/H+ antiporter NhaC encodes the protein MDKTYKQPSLILSLIPIFFLIILLASNVYVFEGDASYGPNQMALIFAAALAGVLSLKLNYSWDEILDGIVSSISSAMGAILILLMIGSLAGTWLISGVVPAMIYYGLEILNPTIFLFAACIVSAVVSLATGSSWSTSATIGIALMGIGQALGIHQGVIAGAVISGAYFGDKMSPLSDTTNLAPAMAGTDLFTHIRYMALTTGPSIIITLIIFLIWGFNIEGNTALGTVSKVQAAISSKFEINLFLFVVPAAVIFLIIKKVPALPALLIGTLLAAIFALIFQPHIVQSITDAKEFNFVSAYEGVVKSMFTTVNVETGDKMVDTLLSSSGMEGMLPTVWLIVCAMIFGGIMERNGMLKRLAQSIIKLAHSTGSLVASTAGTCITFNLTASDQYIAIVVPGRMFRQEYEDRGLAPENLSRTLEDSGTVTSVLIPWNTCGAYQSSVLGVATIAYLPFCFFNIMSPFMTILFAYANIKIRKVDQTEKRI